The Gloeocapsopsis sp. IPPAS B-1203 region AAGAAACTTAAAGGGAGTTTCACCAGTCAGTAGAAAAATTAATGTAGCACCTACTGCATAAAGATCTGACTGAATCAATGGTTGCCCTCGCTCTTGTTCAGGCGCAGCAAATCCTTCTGCACCGATCCGAGTTGCCGGAGCCGTACTACTTTCCTTAACTGCACCAAAGTCTAGGACTACGATATGGTTATCTGCGCGGCGTACTAGTAAATTGGCAGGTTTAATATCACGGTGAATTAGAGGAGGATCTTGAGTATGAATGTACTCTAATACGTCACAAGTTTGCAGCATCCAAGCGATCGCTTGTGCTGGTGTTACAGGTCCTCGCTCTAGTACGAGCCTTTCGAGATCTTGACCGTGGATCAGTTCCATTGCTAGATATTTCTTACCATCTTGGAGAAAAAAATCATAATACTGAGGAATACCTGAATGCTGTAATGCAGCTAAAGTACGCGCTTCGCGTTCAAATAACTCTCGTGCTTTGGCAATTTTTGCCATATCCGCATTCATTTCTTTTAAGACAAGAAGTTGGGGATGTTCGGTGATTGTTTTGGTAGCATCCCATGCTAAATAAGTTGTTCCCATACCTCCTTGTCCAAGGGTACGTAGCACTTGGTATTGTCGAATTTGGCGCAAAACTGTAAGCGGTTGACCGCAGCGACTACAAAAAAGGCTGTTAGCCGAATTTCCCCTATGATCGCAGCGCAAGCTAGAAGTTGTAGCAATCTTTCCTTGTGGATTCATCTGAAATCTGAGGAGAGGACCGCCTCGCGCCAACTGAATAATAGAATTATCAGCAACAGGACTTTGTGTCACCAAAGTACCATCTAGAAAAGTGCCATTTGTTCCTCGATTAGTCAGATGCCAAGCACTTTGATGTCCGGTTTGAACGCGCTGTAGTTCAAGATGATAGCGGGAAACCATCAAGTCACTTAATACGACGTCATTGTCTGGAGAACGACCAATCCGAATTAGCGATTGATTTTCAAACTGCCACTGCTGTAGTGGTGTTTTTTGTTGAGGATCTAATAAGTACAGTGCGACCACACCAAATAAGATAAGATGAAAAGACTAAAGTATCGTAGTGAAAATTAAGTTAAAGGTATTGTTGGTTCCGCGTCGTCGCGTTTCGGACGAACTTTTGCCCGAATTAAGATTGCTGTGATGTTATCGTGACCATTGTAATGATTTGCTAAATCAATTAAATTGGCAAGACCTTGAGTTAAATTTGCTTCTGAACTTAGAAGTGGTTCTAAGTGCGTGTGCCAGTGATGTTCTACAAGGTCATTATCTGAAAGACCATCAGAGGTTAATATCAGTAATGTATCTTCGCTGA contains the following coding sequences:
- a CDS encoding protein kinase; protein product: MVALYLLDPQQKTPLQQWQFENQSLIRIGRSPDNDVVLSDLMVSRYHLELQRVQTGHQSAWHLTNRGTNGTFLDGTLVTQSPVADNSIIQLARGGPLLRFQMNPQGKIATTSSLRCDHRGNSANSLFCSRCGQPLTVLRQIRQYQVLRTLGQGGMGTTYLAWDATKTITEHPQLLVLKEMNADMAKIAKARELFEREARTLAALQHSGIPQYYDFFLQDGKKYLAMELIHGQDLERLVLERGPVTPAQAIAWMLQTCDVLEYIHTQDPPLIHRDIKPANLLVRRADNHIVVLDFGAVKESSTAPATRIGAEGFAAPEQERGQPLIQSDLYAVGATLIFLLTGETPFKFLKQRGKGYYFDVSSVPTITPQLRRVIERATDPTPSDRYATAKELAAALKSAH